One window from the genome of Salvelinus fontinalis isolate EN_2023a chromosome 3, ASM2944872v1, whole genome shotgun sequence encodes:
- the LOC129846767 gene encoding delta-type opioid receptor codes for MADNGSVWSNDSGSGDEETGVGSVELVLVLVMDVLILVLGVTGHSLVMVILCGRRRRRAGPRGQHNQGNMTGTGTDTLLLALSAADLLLLSMLPFHTVAIAMQHWPFGDFLCRLVSFLGAACSSASAFTLAALAVTRYLTVVEPTQAYRLLTPRRVALTSAALWLPACALAAPQLAFRSVGARRIAPDSLACFNFLSHNGQLAYGACQFLLSFALPLGVIAVAYSGIYMFLWRSRRDSRAPQVERYQRKVTQTSALLVLAFTLCWLPSYVLTFALLGGGSHGATGSSPRFGPFSVFARITATSSTVANPILYVLMSQKFRQDLLELGRRGAMGGGQ; via the coding sequence atgGCAGATAATGGATCTGTGTGGAGTAATGACAGTGGTTCTGGTGACGAGGAGACTGGGGTCGGCAgtgtggagctggtcctggtTCTAGTGATGGATGTCCTGATCCTGGTGCTGGGTGTGACGGGGCACTCCCTGGTGATGGTCATCCTGTGTGGTCGTCGTAGAAGAAGGGCAGGTCCGAGGGGTCAACACAACCAGGGGAAcatgacagggacagggacagacaccCTCCTGCTGGCCCTGAGTGCGGCcgaccttctcctcctctccatgcTGCCCTTCCACACCGTCGCCATAGCGATGCAGCACTGGCCCTTCGGGGACTTCCTGTGTCGGCTGGTGAGCTTCCTGGGCGCCGCCTGCTCCTCGGCTAGTGCCTTCACGCTGGCCGCCCTGGCCGTAACGCGGTATCTGACCGTGGTGGAGCCAACCCAGGCCTACCGCCTTCTTACTCCTCGCCGCGTGGCGCTGACCTCCGCTGCTCTCTGGCTTCCCGCTTGTGCCCTGGCTGCCCCACAGCTGGCCTTCCGCTCTGTGGGTGCCCGGCGCATCGCCCCCGACAGCCTGGCCTGCTTCAACTTCCTGTCGCACAACGGCCAGCTGGCCTATGGAGCCTGCCAATTCTTGCTGTCCTTCGCCCTGCCACTGGGCGTCATCGCTGTGGCCTACAGCGGGATCTACATGTTCCTGTGGCGGAGTCGGAGGGACAGCCGAGCGCCCCAGGTGGAGCGATACCAACGGAAAGTGACCCAGACTTCGGCCCTGCTGGTGCTGGCCTTTACCCTGTGCTGGTTGCCCTCCTACGTCCTAACCTTTGCCCTCCTGGGTGGAGGCAGCCATGGGGCCACGGGGTCATCACCCCGCTTCGGGCCCTTCAGCGTGTTCGCCCGCATCACGGCCACCTCCTCTACCGTGGCCAACCCCATCCTCTACGTCCTCATGTCCCAGAAGTTCAGACAGGACCTGCTGGAGCTGGGTCGCAGAGGTGCCATGGGTGGGGGTCAGTAA